In Flavobacterium sp. WV_118_3, one DNA window encodes the following:
- a CDS encoding DUF3341 domain-containing protein produces the protein MSNKVIHAIYNDDDILMDAVKATRAAHHHIEEVYTPFPVHGLDKAMGLAPTRIAIASFLYGLVGLSVAASLMNYVMIVDWPQDIGGKPSFSFIDNMPAFVPIMFELTVFFAAHLMVITFYLRSKLWPFKAAENPDVRTTDDHFLMEVALHGNEDDLISFFKNTGAVEVKVIDKH, from the coding sequence ATGAGTAATAAAGTAATACATGCTATATACAATGATGATGACATCCTGATGGATGCTGTTAAAGCTACCCGTGCGGCGCATCATCATATTGAAGAAGTTTACACACCATTCCCGGTTCACGGGTTGGACAAAGCAATGGGGTTAGCGCCTACAAGAATTGCGATTGCTTCTTTCCTTTACGGTTTAGTTGGTTTATCAGTTGCAGCATCATTAATGAACTATGTTATGATTGTTGACTGGCCACAGGATATCGGTGGAAAACCAAGTTTTAGTTTTATCGATAACATGCCGGCTTTCGTGCCTATTATGTTTGAGCTTACCGTATTTTTCGCAGCTCACTTAATGGTAATTACATTCTACCTTAGAAGTAAATTATGGCCGTTCAAAGCCGCTGAAAACCCGGATGTAAGAACTACAGACGATCACTTCTTAATGGAAGTGGCACTTCACGGAAACGAAGATGATTTGATTTCGTTCTTCAAGAATACAGGTGCTGTAGAAGTTAAAGTAATTGATAAGCATTAA
- a CDS encoding cytochrome c, translating to MKALYKIVALVGVSVVTTSCFNKSKPNYQFFPNMYESVAYETYSQSGAFKNGKEGQLPAKGSIPRGFEPYAYENSTAGYELAKANLKSPLDSTKIDSKKGTELFNIYCAICHGEAGDGKGKLVKREKFLGVPSYADRPITEGSVFHVITYGLNSMGSHANQLSQEERWQVVDHVMKLKAGL from the coding sequence ATGAAAGCCTTATATAAAATAGTAGCATTAGTAGGTGTATCGGTTGTTACAACATCTTGTTTTAACAAATCAAAGCCTAACTATCAGTTCTTTCCTAATATGTATGAGTCTGTGGCTTACGAAACGTATTCACAGTCCGGTGCATTCAAAAATGGTAAAGAAGGTCAGTTACCTGCAAAAGGTTCTATTCCTAGAGGTTTCGAACCCTATGCGTACGAAAACTCAACCGCTGGTTATGAATTAGCAAAAGCAAACTTAAAATCACCTTTGGATTCTACTAAAATTGATTCCAAAAAAGGAACGGAACTGTTCAATATTTACTGTGCTATTTGTCATGGTGAAGCGGGTGATGGAAAAGGAAAACTGGTTAAAAGAGAGAAATTCTTAGGTGTACCAAGTTATGCTGACAGACCGATCACGGAAGGAAGTGTTTTCCACGTAATTACTTATGGATTAAACTCCATGGGTTCTCACGCCAACCAATTAAGTCAGGAAGAACGCTGGCAGGTTGTGGATCACGTGATGAAATTAAAAGCAGGATTATAA
- a CDS encoding cytochrome c oxidase subunit II, which translates to MTGLLILIVVVLLGIAIWQLTKIFDLTQVGRVADKSEIANEKDNNVNGYLMFGFLGFIYIFTIYSLLKWGHLVLGTPASEHGKDYDNLMMISMVLIFFVQTITQALLHYFAFKYRGQKDTKALYFADNDKLEFIWTIIPVIVLAGLILYGLYAWTNIMFVDEEEEVIYVELYAKQFSWEARYGGDDNALGKANVRFIEGINTVGVDMSDPNAQDDKIVNELHLPVGKKVVFKIRSQDVLHSAYMPHFRAQMNCVPGMVTQFAFTPTVTTDQMRQDPAIVEKVANINIIRAKKSAELVAKGETALDPYTFDYLLLCNKICGPSHYNMQMKIVVESEADYKKWLKEKPTLASAIKDASKAAAPAPAAASEAKAPAAAAPVADTTKVLAQVVKK; encoded by the coding sequence ATGACAGGTTTATTGATACTTATAGTTGTAGTTTTATTAGGGATTGCTATCTGGCAATTGACTAAGATATTCGATTTAACCCAGGTTGGACGCGTTGCTGATAAATCAGAAATCGCTAACGAAAAAGACAATAATGTTAATGGTTACTTGATGTTCGGGTTCTTAGGGTTTATTTACATTTTCACTATTTACTCTTTATTGAAATGGGGTCACCTGGTTTTAGGTACGCCAGCTTCTGAACACGGTAAGGATTACGATAATCTGATGATGATTTCAATGGTGTTGATTTTCTTCGTTCAGACCATCACTCAGGCATTATTACATTACTTCGCATTCAAATACAGAGGTCAGAAAGACACCAAAGCGTTATATTTCGCTGATAATGATAAATTAGAGTTTATCTGGACTATTATCCCGGTAATCGTTTTAGCTGGTTTGATTCTTTACGGATTATATGCCTGGACAAACATTATGTTTGTAGACGAAGAGGAAGAAGTTATCTATGTTGAATTATACGCAAAACAATTTAGCTGGGAAGCACGCTACGGAGGTGATGACAATGCTTTAGGTAAAGCGAACGTTCGTTTTATCGAAGGAATCAACACCGTTGGTGTGGACATGTCAGATCCGAATGCTCAGGATGATAAAATTGTAAACGAATTACACTTACCGGTAGGTAAAAAAGTGGTATTCAAGATCCGTTCTCAGGACGTATTGCACTCCGCTTATATGCCACACTTCAGAGCGCAGATGAACTGTGTTCCGGGTATGGTAACACAATTCGCTTTCACACCAACAGTAACTACTGATCAAATGCGTCAGGATCCTGCGATTGTGGAAAAAGTGGCCAACATTAATATCATTAGAGCAAAGAAAAGTGCTGAACTTGTTGCCAAAGGTGAAACTGCTTTAGATCCGTATACTTTTGATTACTTATTGTTATGTAACAAAATTTGTGGACCGTCTCACTACAACATGCAGATGAAAATCGTTGTAGAAAGCGAAGCAGATTATAAAAAATGGTTAAAAGAAAAACCTACTTTAGCTAGCGCTATTAAAGATGCAAGCAAAGCAGCAGCCCCGGCTCCTGCAGCAGCATCTGAAGCAAAAGCACCGGCAGCAGCAGCTCCGGTTGCCGATACCACTAAAGTTTTGGCACAAGTAGTAAAAAAATAA
- the nrfD gene encoding NrfD/PsrC family molybdoenzyme membrane anchor subunit: protein MSSHYEAPIRKPLVIGDKTYHDVTVDVARPVEGRANKLWWIVFSIALTAFLWGLGCMIYTISTGIGTWGLNKTIGWAWDITNFVWWVGIGHAGTLISAVLLLFRQKWRMAINRSAEAMTIFSVVQAGLFPIIHMGRPWLGYWVLPIPNQFGSLWVNFNSPLLWDVFAISTYLSVSLVFWWTGLLPDFAMLRDRAVTPFTKRVYSILSFGWSGRAKDWQRFEEVSLVLAGLATPLVLSVHTIVSFDFATSVIPGWHTTILPPYFVAGAIFSGFAMVNTLLIIMRKVSNLEEYITVQHIELMNIVVMITGSIVGIAYITELFVAWYSGVEYEQYAFLNRATGPYWWSYWLMMTCNVFSPQFMWFKKLRTSIMFSFIISIVVNIGMWFERFVIIVTSLHRDYLPSSWTMFQPTFVDAGIYIGTIGFFFVLFLLYSRSFPVIAQAEVKTILKTSGDNYKRQRELEGHNSHNH, encoded by the coding sequence ATGTCGTCTCATTACGAAGCACCCATTAGAAAACCTTTGGTTATAGGTGATAAAACTTATCACGATGTAACAGTAGATGTAGCTAGACCTGTTGAAGGAAGAGCGAACAAACTATGGTGGATAGTATTCTCTATCGCGTTAACCGCTTTCCTTTGGGGATTAGGTTGTATGATCTACACCATTTCTACCGGTATCGGAACATGGGGATTAAATAAAACAATTGGTTGGGCATGGGATATTACCAACTTCGTATGGTGGGTAGGTATCGGTCACGCCGGAACCCTAATTTCTGCCGTACTATTATTATTCCGTCAAAAATGGAGAATGGCGATTAACCGTTCTGCAGAAGCGATGACTATCTTCTCGGTAGTTCAGGCAGGTTTATTCCCGATTATCCACATGGGACGTCCATGGTTAGGATACTGGGTATTACCAATCCCGAACCAATTCGGTTCACTTTGGGTTAACTTTAACTCACCCTTACTTTGGGACGTATTCGCGATCTCTACCTATTTATCGGTTTCATTGGTTTTCTGGTGGACTGGTTTATTACCCGATTTCGCAATGCTACGGGACCGTGCGGTAACACCATTTACAAAAAGAGTTTATTCAATCCTTTCGTTCGGATGGAGTGGTAGAGCTAAAGACTGGCAGCGTTTTGAAGAGGTATCTCTTGTATTAGCCGGTTTGGCAACACCTCTTGTACTTTCCGTACACACGATCGTATCCTTTGACTTTGCTACTTCCGTTATTCCGGGATGGCATACCACAATCTTACCGCCGTACTTCGTTGCGGGTGCGATCTTCTCCGGATTCGCAATGGTAAACACACTTTTGATCATTATGAGAAAAGTGTCTAATCTTGAAGAGTATATCACCGTACAGCATATCGAATTGATGAACATCGTAGTGATGATTACAGGTTCTATCGTTGGTATCGCGTATATCACTGAGCTTTTCGTAGCTTGGTATTCAGGAGTAGAATACGAACAATACGCTTTCTTAAACAGAGCAACAGGTCCTTACTGGTGGTCATACTGGTTGATGATGACGTGTAACGTATTCTCGCCGCAGTTCATGTGGTTCAAAAAATTAAGAACCAGTATCATGTTCTCATTCATTATCTCTATCGTAGTAAACATCGGTATGTGGTTTGAGCGTTTCGTAATTATCGTTACCTCATTACACCGTGATTACCTACCATCTTCTTGGACTATGTTCCAGCCAACGTTTGTTGATGCTGGTATCTATATCGGTACAATCGGATTCTTCTTCGTATTATTCTTGTTATATTCAAGAAGCTTCCCGGTAATTGCACAGGCAGAGGTTAAAACGATCCTGAAAACATCGGGTGATAACTACAAGAGACAAAGAGAATTAGAAGGACACAATTCACATAATCATTAA
- a CDS encoding TAT-variant-translocated molybdopterin oxidoreductase yields the protein MASNKKYWKSVEELNENSSIVETLRNNEFVEEIPTDEFLGDKDALSTSSTTRRDFLKYVGFSTAAASLAACEGPVIKSIPYVVQPEEIIPGVADFYATTIADGFDFANILIKTREGRPIKVENNNLPNAKTGANARVHASVLSLYDSLRLKQSKIEGKDASWADVDAKVTAALADAKAKGGQVVLLTGTMASPSTDRLIADFIAKNPTAKHVVYDAVSSSDALDAFQMVYGERALADYDFSKADVIVSVGADILGDWQGGGYDAGYAQGRIPKNGKMSKHIQIESNMSLAGANADKRIPMTVTEQKHALVKIYNVITGASVSTPKVANEEAVMKAAQQLKAAAGKGVLVSGLDDVNAQLLVLAINRALNAEAFNPATPRLIRKGDAKAVAQLVKDMKTGAVHTLIMNGVNPVYTLPNAADFVEGLNKVKMSVAFSLKEDETASKTKVAVAAPHYLESWGDVSIVKGHYSVTQPTIRPLFDTKQFQEALLAWTGNPASYYDFLKAHGTSVVAGGATWNKLVHDGFYVTPVTTAAGGANVDFASAAGALAQAKNLGGLELVLYTKTGMGDGQQANNPWLQEFPDPITRVSWDNYVTVSKKDAEKLGLVNYNVANGGLNGSYSTIEVGGVKLENVPVIIQPGQAVGTIGLALGYGRKEAMKQEMQVGVNAYTLYANMKSDQSAKVSKANGDHEFACVQLQKTLMGRGDIIKETTLEIFNTKDAAEWNVMPVVSLDHKETPVTKVDIWDSFDRSVGHHFNLSIDLNACTGCGACVIACHAENNVPVVGKSEVRRSRDMHWLRIDRYYSSQDTFKGDVELKEGASGLMNSIDTFTGMEDPSENPQVAFQPVMCQHCNHAPCETVCPVAATSHGRQGQNHMAYNRCVGTRYCANNCPYKVRRFNWFLYNKNSEFDYHMNDDLGRMVLNPDVNVRSRGVMEKCSLCIQMTQSTILKAKREGRLVGKDEFQVACSAACSSGAMIFGDVNDKESQVAKLAEDDRMYHLLEHIGTKPNVFYHVKVRNT from the coding sequence ATGGCATCAAACAAAAAATACTGGAAAAGTGTTGAAGAACTAAACGAAAATAGTTCTATTGTTGAGACGCTAAGAAACAATGAGTTTGTTGAGGAAATTCCTACTGATGAATTTCTTGGAGATAAGGATGCCTTATCGACTTCGTCGACTACTCGTCGTGACTTTTTGAAATACGTAGGATTCTCTACAGCAGCAGCTTCTTTAGCTGCGTGTGAAGGTCCTGTAATCAAGTCTATTCCTTATGTAGTTCAACCTGAAGAGATCATTCCGGGTGTTGCAGATTTCTATGCAACAACTATTGCTGATGGTTTCGATTTCGCAAATATCCTTATCAAAACGCGTGAAGGTCGTCCTATCAAGGTTGAAAATAATAATTTACCGAATGCAAAAACCGGAGCAAATGCAAGAGTTCATGCTTCTGTATTGTCCCTTTACGATAGTCTTCGTTTAAAGCAATCTAAAATTGAAGGTAAAGATGCTTCATGGGCAGATGTTGATGCTAAAGTAACAGCAGCATTGGCGGATGCTAAAGCAAAAGGTGGACAAGTGGTTCTTTTAACCGGAACGATGGCGAGTCCCTCTACTGATAGATTGATCGCTGACTTTATCGCAAAAAACCCTACTGCTAAACATGTAGTGTATGATGCGGTTTCAAGTTCTGATGCTCTTGATGCTTTCCAAATGGTATATGGTGAAAGAGCTTTAGCGGATTATGATTTCTCAAAAGCGGATGTTATTGTTTCTGTTGGTGCTGATATCTTAGGAGATTGGCAAGGTGGTGGATATGATGCCGGATATGCACAGGGGCGTATTCCTAAAAACGGGAAAATGTCGAAACATATCCAAATTGAATCCAATATGTCACTTGCGGGAGCAAACGCTGACAAGCGTATCCCGATGACAGTTACCGAGCAAAAACATGCTTTAGTAAAAATATACAATGTAATTACCGGTGCTTCTGTTTCGACTCCGAAAGTAGCAAACGAAGAAGCGGTAATGAAAGCAGCGCAACAATTAAAAGCGGCTGCCGGAAAAGGAGTTTTAGTTTCGGGTCTGGATGATGTTAATGCACAATTATTGGTGTTGGCTATTAACAGAGCTTTAAATGCTGAAGCATTCAATCCTGCTACACCTCGACTGATCCGTAAAGGTGATGCGAAAGCAGTAGCACAATTGGTAAAAGACATGAAAACGGGTGCTGTACACACGTTAATCATGAACGGTGTTAACCCGGTTTATACGTTACCAAATGCGGCTGATTTCGTAGAAGGTCTTAATAAAGTAAAAATGTCTGTTGCGTTTTCATTAAAAGAAGACGAAACGGCTTCCAAAACAAAGGTTGCTGTTGCAGCGCCACACTATTTAGAGTCTTGGGGTGATGTTTCCATCGTAAAAGGACACTATAGTGTTACGCAGCCAACAATCCGTCCTTTGTTTGATACAAAACAATTCCAGGAGGCATTATTAGCCTGGACAGGAAATCCGGCTTCTTACTATGATTTCCTTAAAGCACACGGTACTTCTGTAGTAGCGGGTGGTGCTACCTGGAACAAATTAGTACACGATGGTTTCTATGTAACTCCGGTTACTACAGCTGCTGGCGGTGCTAATGTTGATTTTGCTTCTGCTGCCGGAGCTTTAGCGCAAGCTAAAAACCTTGGTGGACTGGAATTAGTATTGTATACTAAAACCGGTATGGGTGATGGTCAACAGGCGAACAACCCTTGGTTACAAGAGTTCCCGGATCCGATTACACGTGTATCATGGGATAACTACGTAACTGTTTCTAAAAAAGACGCCGAAAAACTAGGTTTAGTAAATTATAACGTAGCAAACGGTGGATTAAACGGAAGCTATTCTACTATTGAAGTAGGTGGTGTGAAGTTGGAAAACGTTCCGGTAATCATTCAACCCGGTCAGGCTGTTGGAACTATCGGTCTTGCTTTAGGTTACGGCCGTAAAGAAGCAATGAAACAGGAAATGCAGGTTGGAGTTAATGCCTATACGCTTTATGCAAACATGAAATCCGACCAGTCTGCAAAAGTTTCCAAAGCAAACGGAGATCACGAATTCGCTTGTGTTCAGTTACAAAAAACATTAATGGGTAGAGGTGATATCATCAAAGAAACTACCCTTGAAATCTTCAATACTAAAGATGCTGCGGAATGGAATGTAATGCCGGTAGTATCCTTAGATCACAAAGAAACTCCGGTTACTAAAGTTGATATCTGGGATTCTTTCGACCGTTCAGTAGGACATCACTTTAACTTATCGATCGACTTGAATGCCTGTACAGGTTGTGGCGCATGTGTTATCGCATGTCACGCAGAAAACAACGTACCGGTAGTAGGTAAATCTGAGGTTAGAAGAAGTCGTGATATGCACTGGTTGCGTATTGACCGTTACTATTCTTCTCAGGATACTTTCAAAGGAGATGTTGAATTAAAAGAAGGTGCTTCCGGATTAATGAACTCTATCGATACCTTTACAGGTATGGAAGATCCGTCAGAAAATCCACAGGTTGCTTTCCAACCGGTAATGTGTCAGCACTGTAACCACGCACCATGTGAAACAGTATGTCCGGTAGCGGCTACTTCTCACGGGCGTCAGGGACAAAACCACATGGCTTACAACCGTTGTGTGGGTACCCGTTACTGTGCAAACAACTGTCCGTATAAAGTACGTCGTTTCAACTGGTTCTTATACAACAAAAACAGTGAGTTCGACTACCACATGAATGATGATTTAGGACGTATGGTATTGAATCCTGATGTGAACGTTCGTTCAAGAGGGGTTATGGAGAAATGTTCACTATGTATCCAGATGACGCAATCTACTATCTTAAAAGCGAAACGCGAAGGAAGATTGGTAGGTAAAGACGAGTTCCAGGTAGCATGTTCGGCAGCTTGTTCAAGCGGAGCGATGATATTTGGTGACGTAAATGATAAAGAAAGTCAGGTTGCTAAATTGGCCGAAGACGACAGAATGTATCACTTACTGGAGCACATCGGAACAAAACCAAATGTATTCTATCACGTAAAAGTTAGAAATACCTAA
- a CDS encoding quinol:cytochrome C oxidoreductase, whose product MYTFSSKLKTFAFVMMALGLVGIAFGFLTAPKTIEDVEKILADSHHGGHHTEAVAHESHEEHAAVATHHEEAKTETVVADSLKTENDTVAAAVPVAADHHDNHKAEAAHGHDHAGADAHAEHQEHLEHVLHQLQNKPWAALYVACIFFMLISVGVLAFYAIQWAAQAGWSPVLFRVMEGITSYLLPGSIIFFILLVASGMHLNHLFVWMDPEVVKHDELIQGKQGFLNVPFFLIRAAIFLAGWNLYRYFSRKNSIAQDNANDDSFYKKNFKLAAGFLVFFIVTESIASWDWIMSVDPHWYSTLFGWYVFASFFVSGITTIAFVTLYLKSKGYLEHVNTSHIHDLAKFMFGISVFWTYLWFSQFMLMWYSNIPEEVTYFITRIENYKLPFFGMLALNFVFPILILINTDFKRLSWVVVMAGLLILTGHYIDFFNMIMPATVGDQWFIGVSEIGSLMFFFGLFIVVVFTALTKAPLLAKRNPLIEESKHFHY is encoded by the coding sequence ATGTACACATTTTCAAGCAAATTAAAAACTTTTGCATTTGTCATGATGGCTTTAGGGCTTGTGGGAATTGCTTTTGGTTTTTTGACTGCACCTAAGACCATCGAAGACGTAGAGAAAATTTTAGCGGATAGTCATCATGGCGGACATCATACAGAAGCTGTGGCGCACGAATCACACGAGGAACATGCTGCTGTTGCAACGCACCACGAGGAAGCTAAAACAGAAACTGTTGTTGCCGATTCATTAAAAACAGAAAATGATACTGTAGCTGCAGCTGTGCCTGTAGCAGCAGACCATCACGATAATCACAAAGCGGAAGCAGCTCATGGTCATGATCATGCTGGTGCTGATGCACACGCAGAACACCAGGAACACCTGGAGCATGTTTTGCACCAATTACAAAACAAACCTTGGGCAGCACTTTATGTGGCATGTATCTTCTTTATGTTGATCTCAGTTGGAGTATTGGCGTTCTACGCTATCCAATGGGCGGCTCAGGCAGGTTGGTCTCCGGTATTATTCCGTGTTATGGAAGGTATCACCAGCTATTTATTACCAGGTTCTATCATTTTCTTCATCTTGTTGGTAGCAAGCGGAATGCATTTAAACCACTTATTCGTTTGGATGGATCCGGAAGTTGTAAAACACGATGAGTTAATTCAGGGAAAACAAGGTTTCTTAAACGTACCTTTCTTCCTGATCAGAGCTGCAATCTTCTTAGCAGGTTGGAACTTATACCGTTATTTCTCCAGAAAAAATTCTATTGCTCAGGATAACGCTAACGATGATTCTTTCTACAAAAAGAACTTCAAATTGGCGGCCGGATTCTTAGTATTCTTTATCGTGACAGAATCGATCGCTTCTTGGGATTGGATTATGTCGGTTGATCCACACTGGTACAGTACCTTATTCGGATGGTATGTATTCGCCAGCTTCTTCGTAAGCGGAATCACTACAATCGCTTTCGTTACCTTGTACTTAAAATCAAAAGGATATTTAGAGCACGTGAATACAAGTCATATCCACGATTTGGCTAAATTCATGTTCGGTATCTCTGTTTTCTGGACATACTTATGGTTCTCACAATTCATGTTAATGTGGTATTCGAACATCCCGGAAGAGGTAACCTACTTCATCACGCGAATTGAAAATTATAAATTGCCATTCTTCGGAATGTTGGCCTTAAACTTCGTATTCCCTATATTAATCTTGATCAACACTGATTTCAAACGTTTAAGTTGGGTTGTGGTAATGGCAGGTCTGTTAATCTTAACCGGGCACTATATTGACTTCTTCAATATGATTATGCCGGCTACGGTTGGTGACCAGTGGTTCATCGGAGTATCTGAGATCGGTTCATTAATGTTCTTCTTCGGACTATTTATCGTTGTCGTATTTACAGCTTTAACTAAAGCTCCTTTATTGGCAAAACGTAATCCGCTTATTGAAGAAAGTAAACATTTTCATTATTAA
- a CDS encoding cbb3-type cytochrome c oxidase subunit I has product MSAVGHDINHEHDHGHEHHHKDTFITKYIFSIDHKMIAKQYLITGIVMGIIGIVMSLLFRMQIAWPEESFKIFNVLLGDKFAPGGVMRNDIYLALVTIHGTIMVFFVLTAGLSGTFSNLLIPLQIGARDMASGFMNMVSYWLFFLSSVIMIISLFVESGPASAGWTIYPPLSALPQAIPGSGTGMTLWLVSMAIFIASSLMGSLNYVVTVINLRTKGMSMTRLPLTIWAFFITAVIGIVSFPVLLSAALLLIFDRSFGTSFFLSDIFISGEVLHYQGGSPVLFEHLFWFLGHPEVYIVILPAMGITSEIIATNARKPIFGYRAMITSILAIAFLSTIVWGHHMFVSGMNPFLGSVFTFTTLLIAIPSAVKAFNYITTLWKGNLQLNPAMLFCIGFVSTFITGGLTGIILGDSTLDINVHDTYFVIAHFHLVMGISALYGMFAGIYHWFPKMFGRMMNKNLGYIHFWVTAVCAYGVFFPMHFIGMAGLPRRYYTNTAFPLFDDLADVNVLITMFALIGAAFQLVFLWNFFYSIFKGQKATQNPWRSNTLEWTTPVEHIHGNWPGEIPEVYRWSYDYSKPGHDEDFVPQNVPMKPGEEQLHH; this is encoded by the coding sequence ATGTCAGCAGTAGGACACGATATCAATCACGAACACGATCACGGTCACGAACACCACCATAAAGATACTTTTATCACTAAGTACATCTTTAGTATCGATCACAAGATGATTGCAAAACAATACCTGATCACGGGTATTGTAATGGGAATCATCGGTATTGTAATGTCTCTTTTATTCCGTATGCAAATTGCATGGCCGGAAGAGTCTTTTAAAATTTTTAATGTCCTTTTAGGAGATAAATTTGCCCCGGGTGGCGTAATGCGAAATGATATTTATTTGGCATTGGTTACCATACACGGTACCATCATGGTATTCTTTGTATTGACGGCCGGATTGAGCGGTACGTTCAGTAACCTTTTAATTCCGCTTCAAATTGGAGCAAGGGACATGGCTTCCGGATTTATGAACATGGTTTCATACTGGTTGTTCTTCCTTTCTTCTGTTATCATGATTATTTCCCTTTTTGTGGAGTCAGGACCCGCTTCAGCAGGTTGGACAATCTATCCGCCATTGAGTGCATTACCACAGGCGATCCCAGGATCGGGTACCGGTATGACACTTTGGTTGGTATCGATGGCGATCTTTATCGCGTCTTCATTGATGGGATCTTTGAACTATGTGGTAACAGTTATCAACCTTAGAACAAAAGGAATGTCTATGACACGTTTACCATTAACGATCTGGGCTTTCTTCATCACGGCTGTTATCGGTATCGTTTCGTTCCCGGTATTATTATCGGCTGCTTTATTATTGATCTTCGACCGTAGCTTCGGAACATCATTCTTCTTATCGGATATCTTTATCTCCGGAGAAGTATTACACTACCAGGGAGGTTCTCCGGTATTGTTCGAACACTTGTTCTGGTTCTTAGGTCACCCTGAGGTATATATCGTAATCTTACCTGCGATGGGGATCACGTCTGAAATTATCGCGACCAACGCTCGTAAACCAATTTTCGGTTACCGTGCGATGATCACGTCAATCTTAGCGATCGCTTTCTTATCAACAATTGTATGGGGTCACCACATGTTCGTATCCGGTATGAATCCTTTCTTAGGATCGGTATTTACCTTTACAACATTGTTAATCGCAATCCCTTCAGCTGTAAAAGCGTTCAACTATATCACGACACTTTGGAAAGGTAACCTTCAGTTAAACCCAGCTATGTTATTCTGTATCGGATTCGTTTCGACGTTCATTACAGGTGGTTTAACAGGTATCATCCTTGGAGATAGTACATTGGATATTAACGTTCACGATACGTATTTCGTAATCGCTCACTTCCACTTAGTAATGGGTATTTCTGCGCTTTACGGTATGTTTGCCGGAATCTACCACTGGTTCCCTAAAATGTTCGGAAGAATGATGAACAAAAACTTAGGTTACATCCACTTCTGGGTAACAGCAGTGTGTGCGTACGGAGTTTTCTTCCCAATGCACTTTATCGGTATGGCGGGTCTTCCAAGACGTTACTATACCAACACGGCTTTCCCTTTATTTGATGATTTAGCAGATGTTAACGTACTAATCACAATGTTCGCTTTAATCGGAGCTGCATTCCAGTTGGTATTCTTATGGAACTTCTTCTACAGCATCTTCAAAGGACAAAAAGCAACGCAAAACCCATGGAGATCCAACACATTAGAGTGGACTACTCCGGTGGAGCATATTCACGGTAACTGGCCAGGTGAAATTCCGGAAGTGTACAGATGGTCTTATGACTATAGCAAACCAGGACATGATGAAGATTTCGTTCCTCAGAATGTACCTATGAAACCAGGTGAAGAACAATTACACCATTAA